One Myxococcaceae bacterium JPH2 genomic window, GGATACGAACAACAACGGCATCCTCGACCTGCACGAGGACCTGTTCAACCTCGCGCCGACGACGCCCGCCAGCGAGGCCCGTCCATACATCGGCAGCGCGCGACGCTGCACGGGCAAGGTCTTCACCTCAGGAGGGAAGACCTATACCCAACCCGAGCTCGCCATGAAGGGCTGTGACTCGGGTGTCTTCGAGCGCAAGTCGCTGTCCGACGCGCGCCCCGGGCATGTCACGGAAGACATCGACGTCGACATCATCGGTCGGTCGGAGAGCGACTCCTTTGTCGCGAGCGACGCTGACTACTCAGACAACGGTCTGTTCCCGCACATCCCCAACCTGCTGGAGCCTGCCTCTGTATCGAACGGCAACAAGGGCATGGGGAAGATGGTCTTCCTCCTCGCCGACGACGACAGCGACCGGAAGACCTACAACAACCTCTCTCCCGTCGTGGACTCGGAGGACTCGGATGACGGCGTTCCGGACTACGACACCTCCAAGTACGACTCCAGCGGTCTGGTGCGAAACACCAATCAGGATCCCGGAGTCACGGCCTTCGACCGGACCGTCGACCTGGGACAGATTCAAGGCGGCAAGGAGATCGTGTTCTTCCTCGTCGTCTACTACGCGCCCCGTCACAACCTCGACGCGGGCAATGCCTATCCCTGCCTGAAGCGAGATCCGGCGGATGGAAAGTGCCTGCTCCACTTGAAGACGCCCGTCTCGGTCTTCTTCTCCAAGGCTGCGTGGAACCTGGACCAGAACTTCATCGGTGGGCGGGTCACGGAGCGCAACATCGGCTGCTCGTATGACGACGGCTGCAACCCCGACGACGCCACGAGCGTGAACAACCTCGGCTGCGCGACGGTAAACCCCGTTGGCCCGAAGGCGTGCGGCTGGCTGGCCGGCCCGAAGTCGGACACGGGATCCACGCTCGGCCGTCTGAAGAACCTGGCGGTCTACGGCAACCTGGACATGCCCATGGAGAAGGTCACGCTGGCGCGACCGCCGCCTCCTGCCAGTGGCGTGGACATGAACTACATGCCGCACGTCATCGTGGGCGCGCCGTCCACGGACCCCTTCCGCTGGATTCTTGGCTTCGAGGACCTCAGCGGCGGTGGTGACCGCGACTTCAACGACGTCGTGTTCGTGGTCAACAAGGAGAACGGCGGAGGCCTGCGCTCCGCCACCGTGTCCGGCGACATCTCGCCCGACATCGCCGAGGACTTCACCATCACCAAGGTGCGCTTCAAGCGACAGGATGACTACGCTCCGGCGCCACGAACCTGCGCGGGCGGCGCGCCGTGCTGGGCCGAGGAGACGCCGGGAGCCTGCACGCCGCCCAGCGGCGTCCGCCCGTCCATCCAGTACTCGGTGGCGGTGGATTGTCGCAACTGCTCCAACGGCACCTGCACGCCAAACCTCAATCCTCAGTGGATCCCGGTGAACTTCGATCCCGCGCCGAACAACCAAGTGAAGGAGCTGGACATCCAGGCGCTCGGCTTCACCGGTTCCCAGCTCTGCTGGAAGGTGGACATCAGCAGCCCGAACGAGCGGTGCCGCCCCATCATCGACAACATCGACGTGGGCTATCAGGCCGTCCGCTCCGGCAACTACGCACGCGCCTCGCCGTCCACCTTGGGCAATGCCGTGGTCTGGGGTGTCAACGAGACGCCTGGCAAGAGCTGGGGCCAGAACTGGCCTACCTCGGGCGTGCCCGCGGCGGGCAATCGCCTCTATGACGGGAGCAAGGATTTCACCCCGCGGGGACACTTGTATCTCGAGTCTCTCTATGACCCCGAGAACCCGGACGCGACCCACCTCGTCCAGCGCTGGGAGGCAGGCCGGGTGATGGCGCTGTCGTTCTCGGGCAGCGGCTCTCCGTCGAGCCGCAACCTCTACACCGTGGACAGCACCGGCGCGCGCATCAACCTCACCCAGGTGGACGCGGGTAGCAACGCGACGGCGGCCGTCAACCCGCTCTTCCCTGACTCGCTCTGCGACACGCTCATCAATGGGCAGCGCGTCTATGACCTCAACCATGACGGCGCATGCCGCACGCCCAGCGGCTCCACGGCGGACAAGAAGAGCAGCTCGGACGACCAGAACGACCGCAAGGCCCTCATTGACTGGCTCTACGGCTGGGAGGATCGCCACGACGTCAGCCCCACCAGCGCGGCGAAGCGTCCGTGGCCCTTCGGCGGCATCAACCTCTCCACCGTGGCGCTCGCGGTCCCGCCGTTCTACGACACGTGGTACCAGAACGCGCGTCCCGCCGAGCGCGACCTGTACCGCCGCAACTTCGCGGAGCCGCTCAAGCAGCGGCCGACGATTGCCTACGTCGGCACGATGACGGGCCTCCTGCATGGCTTCAACTCGGGCGACTTCCGTGGAGAGAAGCA contains:
- a CDS encoding DUF4114 domain-containing protein, which translates into the protein MRTLVRALAALSLLAMPVSGSAAPAKLCQDDLSQDRQPNFNTGDGSLQVANQTIVTTNDSPPRLQLNTNLARLDPEHIYFPFDQHVTISYVYESAGASHALGYMYLDDVKARGYLDANGNLADTNNNGILDLHEDLFNLAPTTPASEARPYIGSARRCTGKVFTSGGKTYTQPELAMKGCDSGVFERKSLSDARPGHVTEDIDVDIIGRSESDSFVASDADYSDNGLFPHIPNLLEPASVSNGNKGMGKMVFLLADDDSDRKTYNNLSPVVDSEDSDDGVPDYDTSKYDSSGLVRNTNQDPGVTAFDRTVDLGQIQGGKEIVFFLVVYYAPRHNLDAGNAYPCLKRDPADGKCLLHLKTPVSVFFSKAAWNLDQNFIGGRVTERNIGCSYDDGCNPDDATSVNNLGCATVNPVGPKACGWLAGPKSDTGSTLGRLKNLAVYGNLDMPMEKVTLARPPPPASGVDMNYMPHVIVGAPSTDPFRWILGFEDLSGGGDRDFNDVVFVVNKENGGGLRSATVSGDISPDIAEDFTITKVRFKRQDDYAPAPRTCAGGAPCWAEETPGACTPPSGVRPSIQYSVAVDCRNCSNGTCTPNLNPQWIPVNFDPAPNNQVKELDIQALGFTGSQLCWKVDISSPNERCRPIIDNIDVGYQAVRSGNYARASPSTLGNAVVWGVNETPGKSWGQNWPTSGVPAAGNRLYDGSKDFTPRGHLYLESLYDPENPDATHLVQRWEAGRVMALSFSGSGSPSSRNLYTVDSTGARINLTQVDAGSNATAAVNPLFPDSLCDTLINGQRVYDLNHDGACRTPSGSTADKKSSSDDQNDRKALIDWLYGWEDRHDVSPTSAAKRPWPFGGINLSTVALAVPPFYDTWYQNARPAERDLYRRNFAEPLKQRPTIAYVGTMTGLLHGFNSGDFRGEKQDTCAEKPQQRGFFLPDGACQTSSPYTHRAYGTGEESFAYLPRMLLDRYRNNYVQFPGSASLPRPQADASPAIANVDLGIVSKPAWTRETTASRTTGAKTVLVSATGKNSPVVFSLDITNPADSWYPLPMWEFSLADTAVNTAFTNARATNPTVKLPDNTGSRHAPSVGRIAWGPTDSVWAAVVGTDYVPASGRTGSVFLIDMKTGRPMNYGGTGAGANAGVITLDSGSGVAAESALMDLDQDGTYDVIYVPTTAGHVYRINLRKVDTTASLGTKVQTCLVADAPLAASLDPNAAQSQDQSYQQIYSNLAVKLVPGPNGPAVRFFFGTGDNPDEFSDGPADKSHYRYHLFGYEDQNPTGNGGCAVNALTPMWVVPLEEGQTVWGGVAINQKDVFATTAVGKAADICNLSDSESGKYYAVSQTPTGPITAPHGTDLEGHGVNAPIVHDNHLFILTATGGMQIRGEEKWNNGKSANGATRSRILIWEPVPDGKLPQ